A region of Cellulophaga sp. RHA19 DNA encodes the following proteins:
- a CDS encoding DUF5071 domain-containing protein: protein MQPQLPKHKGDTEAVANLKDYSYKQVKPIVPELLTWLQDLNWPIAGPIALYLQSIAEYITDDIIAILRGQDEVWKYWLVLVFGTNATAPIAPKLLAEFKRIATQPTKAEIAEETQDLALEVIKNLS, encoded by the coding sequence GTGCAACCACAACTGCCAAAACACAAAGGAGATACAGAAGCCGTAGCCAACTTAAAAGACTATAGTTACAAGCAAGTAAAACCAATAGTACCAGAACTATTAACTTGGTTGCAAGATTTAAACTGGCCCATTGCAGGCCCAATAGCATTGTATTTACAATCTATAGCAGAATATATTACAGATGATATTATTGCAATTTTAAGGGGTCAAGATGAAGTTTGGAAATACTGGCTTGTATTAGTTTTTGGCACAAATGCAACAGCTCCAATAGCCCCAAAACTACTGGCCGAATTTAAACGAATTGCCACACAACCCACAAAAGCAGAAATAGCTGAAGAAACACAAGACTTAGCTTTAGAGGTGATTAAGAATTTAAGCTAA
- a CDS encoding suppressor of fused domain protein, whose protein sequence is MTLKEYKNKYTEEDAVGWDYIDSAIEKIYPEQNPQHYAPQLPYALGGTEPIDGISVYNSTLQEPHFHYISYGFSELYYNEESVGEEYSKLGFELTFRLKKYSDEDNVNWACNLIQNLGKYVFSKEKWFEEYHLIPANGPIRSNYNTDITAIAFVIDKELGVLNTPHGEVQFLQMVGLTNTEYEELKQSPSTTKTKELLEKLKQNNPLLITDLERK, encoded by the coding sequence ATGACACTAAAAGAATACAAAAATAAATATACAGAAGAAGACGCTGTTGGTTGGGACTATATAGACTCTGCAATAGAAAAAATATACCCTGAGCAAAACCCACAACATTATGCACCACAATTACCTTATGCATTAGGTGGCACAGAACCTATAGACGGTATTAGCGTTTACAATAGCACCTTGCAAGAACCTCATTTTCATTATATTTCTTACGGATTTTCTGAGCTGTATTACAATGAGGAATCTGTTGGTGAAGAATACAGTAAACTTGGTTTTGAACTTACGTTTAGACTAAAAAAATATAGTGATGAAGACAATGTTAACTGGGCTTGTAATTTAATTCAGAATTTAGGAAAATACGTTTTCAGCAAAGAAAAATGGTTTGAGGAATACCATCTTATACCTGCAAACGGACCAATAAGAAGTAATTACAACACAGATATTACAGCAATAGCATTTGTTATAGACAAAGAATTAGGCGTATTAAACACACCACACGGAGAGGTTCAGTTTTTACAAATGGTTGGCTTAACTAACACAGAGTACGAAGAGCTTAAGCAAAGTCCCAGCACCACAAAAACTAAAGAATTGCTAGAAAAACTAAAACAAAACAACCCTTTACTTATTACAGATTTAGAACGTAAGTAA